In Anticarsia gemmatalis isolate Benzon Research Colony breed Stoneville strain chromosome 4, ilAntGemm2 primary, whole genome shotgun sequence, the DNA window TCAATAGCGATAGTTTGAACAGCACTCATTAGATCATCAAAGTCAACAATTTCTCCGTTATAAAGCTTTTTAGAGATTCTGGAAGCTAACTCAGTCCAGTGCATATTATCTAATATACTTCGTAATGCCTTCCCTCTGGATATACATATCAAATAGTTTAGTTTTGCTATGTTTGATGCTAGCGTACTTCTTCCAGATTTTGGTGTCCCAATAACTGCAATTCTTAAGGGATACGgtttaaaagatttaatttcttcactagttatatattttaagggGTCTGATCTGAATTTAATGACATTATCTTCACtgcttatgaaataaataaatgaacgaTGAACCACAGGAAAAAGTTTCCCCTTGCGTCTACTTATTTTATACGAGTGAAGAATTGTTTGTGGATTTTCGTGCACGTAGACAGGACATAGACGACCAAATTTACTTAGGAAGCAATACCCCTGTGTGAGTAAAACGTCCGCTATATCAGTACTGATTATGTAAGTCTGTTCAAAAAGTGAACTAGTTCTGTTTCTCAATTGTGTTAATTTAGATAGAGCCTTTCtgaaaactttgtaaaaagGTTTTGTTCCGTCGATAGTCACCAGTTTGATTTTGTTATCAGTGACGATGTCTTTTAATGCTTGCATGCTTTCATAATCAGCCTCATGAATGGCTTCAAGTCTGGAATCTATTCCTTCTCGAACTTCGTTGGGTACTTCCCATTCACGTGTGTCCACAGGCATTGGGATCTCTTCTATTGTCTCATTATAAGCCGTAAATACCTTTGGATCTACGTTGGCTGAACCCGCCGGGTGCGCGTCAACAATAAAGCTTTCGACGGAACGATGGTCAGCTTCACTTTTTATTGGCACCTCCTCAATTGGTATTTGATCCAGAATGTCCTCGATTATAACTTTCACAACGATTTTCTTCGTTAATAACTTCATCCATTCATTATGTTCATGTTCTAAAAATTTTCTATGTTGCTCTTTGGCCTCCTTTAATTGTAATTTCCACCTTTTAAATAATACAGGACCAAGTCTTTCGAGGGTTGTCTCCGAAGTACTGTCTACTTCTATCACTAAATCAGGGATACAAACACATTGAACCATATCTTCAATATCCTGCTGTAATCGTGGGTAACCGTCCAAAACAAAGCCTTTCGAGACGTAAGGATTTTCGCTCCACAATTTCTTAATTATCTTGTGCATTACTAAAGGAAGTATGGGTTGTGCAcgttcataataattataaatcatCCTTCTGAATTCATTTTCGTTGGCTAAAATATCAGCTAAGAGATTAGGGTTTTCTTCGTCCATTTGGAACTCTACCACACCTTCTTCTTCCAAAGTTACATCCTTAAACGGATTTTCATAGGGGCGGCCAACTTTTTTGTAATGTCTCGGCATATAAAAATTATTGAGGATGTGAGCAAAATCAACGTGTAGTAATCCGAGCTCTGTAGCTAGCCGCTTGGCTAATGTTGAAGTTCCACTGCCAATACAACCGGTGACGCAGATTTTCAATTTCGGCCACTTTTTATTCGGTTTATTATATGCCTGATATTTCGTCACGTCTTGCTGAAATAATTCGACAAATTCTTCTTTAGCTAAATAATGGATCttattgtcatattttaaagaaaattcttgTTTACCCTCCCATAAGACTCCATAGTTAAAGAATGTATAGGGGCAGTAAACACTGGTTTCACCTAGATTTATGGGGTTGTTGTAAGTAAGAAGATCTTTAGGAATGTTTTCTTCGTCTGGCTCCATTTCCTCGTCCTCATTTGGCTCACTTTTTAGAAAATAACCCTGACggatatttaaaagtatttcttcTAATAGTTCAACATCCGTTTTATTTTCAAGCTCTACttcaatataacatttaaatttatcttCCAACTTAACTTTTACGTTATCCCAGCCTTCGCGAAATTTTTCGACAGATTCAGTAAAAGATGCCATCGCTTCAGCACTTGGTTCTGTCGCGTAAGGACTAGCATCATCAACATCATCATAAGTAACACTTGCGTCTACTACATTGTGCACTATTGTCTTCACGTCAATTTTAGCTCTATTGTCTGACAATTTCTTTTTCTGTTGCTTAGATAGGATAAATAGTGGGTCTTTAACAGATAATATTGTCTcgtaataatttttcatacatttttcaatGTTCAAATAATGCATTATTAGTTCGGGTTCGAGTTCTCTATTTTCCATAGTTGCTATAGTATAATCTGGGAGTAAATTAGCTTCGTTGAGATATTCCCAATATTCAGGATCAGTGGGGAAGTCATCAATTATATATCTTCCAAAAAATTCCTTTGAATTTGTTTCTTGCTGATGAGTAGTATCTACTGTGGTTATGATTCTCTTTATTTCAGTCATCATTTCTTCAATAGTAGGTTCGATTTCCTTTTTTAAATCGTTAGCTGCGATATAATTCGAAATGGCTTTATTGACATCCTCATCACCTAGAACAGGTACTGCCGGGGTTTCAGGAACTGTGGTCAATTCGAGAGGTGCATATCGgtacaaattttgattttgtaaagcAGATTGGCACTCGTCCACATTATCTAAAATCGGGAGAAAAGAAAGACGTTCCCGGTATTcattaaattgtttcaaaaacTCGGGATCAGCTTGTGGCTTTTCTTCTACAACCACTTGTTCAGACTCTTCCTCCGTACTAGATATGACATCTGATCCCTCACCTTCCTTACCTTCTTGTTTTTCATCTGAGCTTTCAGTTTCTTGTAGTTGTACTTCACTAGCAAATTTGAATCTTTCTATTAACAATGGAAAATATTCCTTCAACACTTTTAGCACTGAAGTGTTCCAATTATTTAACATAGTAATTCTATCGAGTTCTTTACTTTGCCAGGAGGCGAATCTCGCATCTTCAATGGTCGCTATTAATTCTGAAAGAATGTTTGTAGCAAATGTTTGATACTTTTTTTCATGTTCAACTTCAAAGACTTTTTGAAAATTAGTGATTGGAGTATCAAAAATCAATGATAGACACTCAGCTGTCATAGTTTTTCCAGATGACTTTGTTCCTACTACAATCATTCTACAAGTTGGTTCTAAGTAATGTAGTTTTAAGTAAGGTCGTGGGTTCCTACAAAATGCAATAAAGTTTGGAAGTGAAGACAACAAATACACATGTTTGAAAAACTTAACAGCAAATTTTGGTTTTCCAATTACTGATTGCCGCTTTTTAAGTTCAACTGGACATCTATTTAACCAAGGAGAAGCATAGTGTCGGAATTTCAAAACACCACTTTGAATGATGTTTGTTTCTTCAACCATTTTCCAAAATTCTTCAAAATCCTCTGGAGGTTCTTCTATGTATAAAGGTTCTGGAATGAAAATAGGTTTAACATCCATCAAAAGCAACCTCTCTGATATTTGATACATCATTTGGTAAGTTGAAGTGCGTCCATCTAACTTGATAACTTGCTTAGGATCATAGtccataattttcttttcaataaaaGGTAATATTAATTCTCTGTAATTACATATTTGGTCTATGGCCTTCTTTTTAAAGTTGATGGGAGGTCTACAATTATATTTAGgattaaaaacatgtaaatcATGTGGGTTCTGATATTCAGTTATGTGATATTTGGTAGGCCATCTCAGCTCTGATTCAACTTTGTTGACAAATGGTTCAGTAGTATTCTgaccatttttataattaatatatttgtggCTCTTTTTTGTTATAACATCAGCATCTGGACaggtaatgtaaataataatatctggCTTTAAACTTAAATGGAATAATTCTTGAAGTTGTTGTAGCAATCCAGCTTGTGTAGTTTCATAAAATGTCTTCACATTGTAAAATACTTTAGAGCATCTGTCCAAATGAAACTTGGGTAGTTCTGCAATAACTTCTTGTTCCTCAGCAGGTTGTTCAGCTTCCTCTTCTTGCTGTTCCTCCTCTTCTTCTGGAAATTGTTCACCTTCTTCCATATTTAAACTGGTTGCGGAGGTTTCACCACTTTCTGGATTAACTTGAGTCTTTCTAccttttttcttctttaaattCATAACCAAATCAACCAAAAGTTCAGTCACAATAAAAGCAGCTTCTTCACTATGTTTTGTTCTGACCAAGTTATAAGGCCTATTATTAGCTGTGAGTATTGGAATGCCACTTATTACATATCCTCTGTGATGAACTGTGGGAGACTTCAACTTTTGTTTGAGCATCTTTAATACAGATCGGTATGAGCAAACATTATTGTGTTTCATATTAAAATCCATGCACATTCCAGTGTTACTGCCTTGTGATATTtcgtcatttataatatttctaggACATAAGTGTACACAGTTATATTTCTTAGCCATTGCTTCACCAAGACTGTAGGCACCTAGGCCTGGTTTACCAACAATCAAGTAACATGTtggtttttcatttaaatacatttcttgCGTGTCTATGTCAGTCCAAATGTTGGCATACTTAGATGTATGAGGTGTAGGTGTTGCTGTATTGTTAATGCCGAGTACTGCAGCTGCTAGCAGAGGTAACTCTTGTTCCGGCTCATGAGTTTGGTCATTGATAATTTTCGTGTCTCCACTGTATACTACAGCCTCTTGCACCCACACATCTTTTAGATTATTTACATCATCCAGGTCTAAATTATCTTCATTTTTAGCCATGTTTGGACAAAATTATCTTGGAAAGATTAATACTGACATCTGTCAAAATTATGAATTAGTCAAAATATTGCATTCTcttgaaagttttaaataatagtttttttttgtgtgactGGCTTGTACTAATATATTACAACTTAAACACTTTTGAGTGTCAATAAATACTTTCAAGCATTTAGGTTAAAATAATTCAGAGTTAATGTTACTAAGCCCTGTAGTATAACATGAAATACAGAATACCAGTGTGcaagtttaaatatttaggaGAAAAAGCAAGATGTTTATTACAGTATTACCCGCAGAGCTTGACAGACATCCAATCTAAATCTATTTATCTTACCCTGccatcatttttttttataaaaataccaacaataataatataaaacatagaaGTTATTACACAGATTTTACAGATTAGCTAGCTAGAGGATTTTGACCATGAAAGtcttgataataaaataaaaatatacttattttcaTTAGGATCAATGGTGCAGAAAGGGAAGTTCTCAGCAGCAGCCTGGCTCTTGGTGAGGACGTTGAAAAATGTCGATTTCCCCACATTAGGGACACCAACTATTCCAACTTTCAAGTTTGTACCAACTCTTCCAATGAGTGGCTTTTTCTCGGGCTCTTCAACCTTTTTAGGAGGCATTCTGTAAATGGTACAACAAAACATATTGAACATAAACACAtagtttattaactttattcaTATAGGAACcagaatttatgaaaataaagtttgaaaGAAAGTAGGTAAACATAATCTCTATGATTTAGTACATAACAAAATACACAATACTTCGCTAATCCTAAATAAATACAGGTATATTATGGTTATTCAATCACCGCTTGTGATTAATTAATAAGCTGCAGGTTCTAGACGATTCATTGGGCTTCAAAGGTAGTGTTTATATCCAACAGCTGTAAATAGTTTAACTCGTGTTTTCGTACAAATTAAACACAATATAGCAGGGTTTTATAGACTGCTTTATGAGAATTAAACCAGTATACCGGGCTAGAAACAAATTAAAGGCGAAATAATGATCtagaatgttatttttatcgttAAAGATAACCTCAAGTACTAGACAGAAATTTACCTGATATATTCGTAGATTCAGACAAACCGACGCACAGTTTTATTGGAAGTTAAAAACTTCaggttttaagttaaaatacttTAACTTATTAGAGTATTAGCCATAGAAAATTAGCGCTAACGTGCACGAAATCCCATCCGGCAATTTTGCCACAGAGTAAAAAGGTCACTGCGACAAGTGCAACATGACATGACAGCGTGTCAAAATCAGTTGGCAGAAAATGTTACGTCTAGAAACGGAAAAGTAACCTGAACCTGCTCGAGATAAAAATAGAATGctcaaacaattaatttataataatatagctgcTAACGATCATTTCTAAGCGACAGGAATAAAATGAAATCACTGATTTAATTTTACGCACTAGTAATCTTAATTACTAGAGTACATTCTCTTTAGAAGGCAAAAATTTTATGAGTGATGTCTAGGTTCTGTCTCTGTGTTAAGAACGCtattacgtattttaaaacCTCAAGATCGCTAAACACGGCCATGACTTACAGCTCTAGATTCgtgtaaaaagtattataatcgTCTTGGGTAGGATACAGCTATGCTCAATAGCATAACATAATCTACAtacaacatatttattgttaCCTACTTTccagtatttttaattactcaAATTAAATCAGCCAGACAAGGCTACTTAGTTGGTAAATTGAACTTTGAAATGAAACAATCTGAGGAGacaattaaaaatctttaattttatattattaataagttaatGATATGTTATGATTTGGCTATGTTGTAAGGGCGGCCCATGGTGGAGACATTGGAGCAGGATTTTGTAGATAGGACATGACAACAGCAGATATTGACAGCATAAAAGAGCTTAcaatctgaaaaaaaaagaaagcatTAATAGAACTCTTAGTGtaaacatcaaaatgtaaataataaggCAGCTTTAGGGttcaacacattttaaatataacataaataatgctGCTGACATCTTACCTGTTTTGTATCATCTGAAACTCTGGAGTTAGCAAAACTAATGCTGGAACAGAAGACAGCGGTCCAAGCACACCATTTCAGGCGCATCATGAGACCACACATAGAGAACACCATACCTGGAAGTAGTCACAGTAGTATTAGTTATAAGCCACTATTTGCTGTAGGTACAGTTAAATCTTGGCCAAGGTTGTGTACAGAGATAAGAGAAAATATGTACCTAAGATGTTCATATAATCTGTTGTAAGGTCTTCTGCTGGTGCTGACGTAGGCGGCGGCGGTTTAAAGCGACGCTCCCTGTCTGCACGACGTGGGTCTGAGTTTATTTGCATCtgaggaaaaaaaaaacaatcattgaCACATCAAGCATGCCATTACACCAATATAACAATTGGGTCACAAATGACTATtgagttttaaattaactaaatgaTTTGGTTATACTTGAACAATGGggaaaataaatctaattataatatgtgtCTAGGTCAACACAAACCTTTTGGGGTTTTAAAATAGGCCCACAAATAATTGaaactttatttgtattgttcgCATAAAACTACTCAGCTCACAGGAGACCTGTGATTACTGACTTAGTCTTTAATTTAAGTACTTTATATCATAAATTTATATAagtcttaatataaaaactgAATGACCAACTAATTTCCACTacagaataattttattcactAAATTATGAATTTGACACAAAAGTTTTGACATCACCTGACACATGACAGAATAGCCAATTCTCACAATTCTGCAACATTTtcactttacattttatttcttgcAACCCTTAAGATCAGATTTTAgttattgaaattgattttaGTCGATCTTAT includes these proteins:
- the LOC142972284 gene encoding adenylate kinase 9-like; its protein translation is MAKNEDNLDLDDVNNLKDVWVQEAVVYSGDTKIINDQTHEPEQELPLLAAAVLGINNTATPTPHTSKYANIWTDIDTQEMYLNEKPTCYLIVGKPGLGAYSLGEAMAKKYNCVHLCPRNIINDEISQGSNTGMCMDFNMKHNNVCSYRSVLKMLKQKLKSPTVHHRGYVISGIPILTANNRPYNLVRTKHSEEAAFIVTELLVDLVMNLKKKKGRKTQVNPESGETSATSLNMEEGEQFPEEEEEQQEEEAEQPAEEQEVIAELPKFHLDRCSKVFYNVKTFYETTQAGLLQQLQELFHLSLKPDIIIYITCPDADVITKKSHKYINYKNGQNTTEPFVNKVESELRWPTKYHITEYQNPHDLHVFNPKYNCRPPINFKKKAIDQICNYRELILPFIEKKIMDYDPKQVIKLDGRTSTYQMMYQISERLLLMDVKPIFIPEPLYIEEPPEDFEEFWKMVEETNIIQSGVLKFRHYASPWLNRCPVELKKRQSVIGKPKFAVKFFKHVYLLSSLPNFIAFCRNPRPYLKLHYLEPTCRMIVVGTKSSGKTMTAECLSLIFDTPITNFQKVFEVEHEKKYQTFATNILSELIATIEDARFASWQSKELDRITMLNNWNTSVLKVLKEYFPLLIERFKFASEVQLQETESSDEKQEGKEGEGSDVISSTEEESEQVVVEEKPQADPEFLKQFNEYRERLSFLPILDNVDECQSALQNQNLYRYAPLELTTVPETPAVPVLGDEDVNKAISNYIAANDLKKEIEPTIEEMMTEIKRIITTVDTTHQQETNSKEFFGRYIIDDFPTDPEYWEYLNEANLLPDYTIATMENRELEPELIMHYLNIEKCMKNYYETILSVKDPLFILSKQQKKKLSDNRAKIDVKTIVHNVVDASVTYDDVDDASPYATEPSAEAMASFTESVEKFREGWDNVKVKLEDKFKCYIEVELENKTDVELLEEILLNIRQGYFLKSEPNEDEEMEPDEENIPKDLLTYNNPINLGETSVYCPYTFFNYGVLWEGKQEFSLKYDNKIHYLAKEEFVELFQQDVTKYQAYNKPNKKWPKLKICVTGCIGSGTSTLAKRLATELGLLHVDFAHILNNFYMPRHYKKVGRPYENPFKDVTLEEEGVVEFQMDEENPNLLADILANENEFRRMIYNYYERAQPILPLVMHKIIKKLWSENPYVSKGFVLDGYPRLQQDIEDMVQCVCIPDLVIEVDSTSETTLERLGPVLFKRWKLQLKEAKEQHRKFLEHEHNEWMKLLTKKIVVKVIIEDILDQIPIEEVPIKSEADHRSVESFIVDAHPAGSANVDPKVFTAYNETIEEIPMPVDTREWEVPNEVREGIDSRLEAIHEADYESMQALKDIVTDNKIKLVTIDGTKPFYKVFRKALSKLTQLRNRTSSLFEQTYIISTDIADVLLTQGYCFLSKFGRLCPVYVHENPQTILHSYKISRRKGKLFPVVHRSFIYFISSEDNVIKFRSDPLKYITSEEIKSFKPYPLRIAVIGTPKSGRSTLASNIAKLNYLICISRGKALRSILDNMHWTELASRISKKLYNGEIVDFDDLMSAVQTIAIDHRTVTHGFVLDGLPSTPSEGMLLAKYGLYPNIIFDISATKDIVVDNCQNEVYYDIIKYKPPYSESYMDNRYAKWTQRGYKIRQWINSDYQNICILDGNASKWQCWQDASDAIKELISKIYYYLTNVETKIVPAHAMAISNEIFEHKASSFKNFCPACLRKNVLRHIDSRGDKRGVVQYKNRFYWICDNHMKIVLMFPDYYLTKTANIPEVPAVVHVISADNVYENGICIVTYAENLPGQRLERGTSEFAASYKRKTYLFCSERCLHKFLDKPHLYSDITVFEASSSFPRLSLNKLPDLGYLEQTLGNMLTEACCSVNAVRPKYPGLNFSHSALIYIALYLKTHNPRLPKEKFLFYQKALKIFESRSKLILDLGLRMRSMENPFSSYPKCRHDKSRRCSYVSGAGEMSTTGSRPSSIISSSRD
- the LOC142972672 gene encoding protein Asterix; its protein translation is MQINSDPRRADRERRFKPPPPTSAPAEDLTTDYMNILGMVFSMCGLMMRLKWCAWTAVFCSSISFANSRVSDDTKQIVSSFMLSISAVVMSYLQNPAPMSPPWAALTT